A window of the Cuculus canorus isolate bCucCan1 chromosome 3, bCucCan1.pri, whole genome shotgun sequence genome harbors these coding sequences:
- the CRIPT gene encoding cysteine-rich PDZ-binding protein gives MVCEKCEKKLGTVITPDTWKDGARNTTESGGRKLNENKALTSKKARFDPYGKNKFAICRICKSSVHQPGSHYCQGCAYKKGICSMCGKKVLDTKNYKQTSV, from the exons ATGGTCTGCGAGAAGT GTGAGAAGAAACTCGGTACGGTCATCACTCCCGATACGTGGAAAGATGGTGCGAGAAACACAACAG aaagcGGTGGCcgcaaattaaatgaaaacaaggcaTTGACCTCAAAGAAGGCAAG gTTTGATCCTTATGGAAAGAACAAGTTTGCAATATGTCGGATTTGCAAGAGTTCTGTCCATCAGCCCGGGTCTCACTATTGTCAAGGATGTGCCTATAAAAAAG GCATCTGCTCAATGTGTGGCAAGAAGGTCTTGGATACGAAGAACTACAAGCAAACTTCTGTCTAA